The window GCTTTCACGTTTTAAATGCGACTGGCAGTTTGCGCGCTCTTCTTCGTTCGCAAAAACGAAATGACCGCTCTCGAGTTCGAACCACTGCGGGGGATCGCTTTCATAGCGATGACGGGCGGGGTCGTAAACGAGGATTTTGCGGCGGCGTTCCGTCAGCGGATCCGGCTGGGGAATCGCGGAAAGCAGGGCTTGCGTGTAAGGATGCAGCGGATGGGCGAAGATCTGTTCCGTTTCCGCCATTTCTACGATTTTGCCGCGATGGATGATTGCCAAACGATCCGTGAAAAAACGCATGACTGAGAGATCGTGGGCGATGAACAGGTAGGTCAGTCCGCGTTCGCGTTGCAATTTGGCGAGAAGGTTCAAAACCTGGGCGCGGATGGAGACGTCGAGTGCGGAGATCGGTTCGTCCGCGACGATCAATTCTGGGTTCATGATCAGGGCGCGGGCGATGCCGATACGCTGCCGTTGGCCGCCTGAAAATTCGTGCGGAAAGCGGCTGGCGAATTCAGGCAGCAGCCCGACGTCAAGAAGCGCTTGCGCTACGAGTTCGCGGCGGGCGGGGTTGTTGTAAGCCATTCCCTGGCTGAGCAATCCTTCGGAAACGATATATTCGACCTTTGCCCGTTCGTTCAGGGAAGCCATAGGGTCTTGAAAGATCATTTGGATCGAGCGGACGACTTTTCGATCCAGAGCTTTTGGGATGCGCCCGCTGATGCGTTCGCCATGCAGTAAAATTTCGCCGCCGCTGATTTCGTTGATACGGATCACGGCTCTGCCGATCGTTGTTTTGCCGCTGCCGGATTCTCCTGCCAATCCGAAGGTTTCTCCCTTGAAAATGTGAAAGTTGACGTCGCGGACGGCTGTAAAGGCGCGTTTGCCGGAACCGAAACTTACGCTGAGGTTTTTCACTTCAAGCAGTTTTTCGCGGAGGTCAGTCATGGGCGGTCTCCTTCCAGCGCGAACGCAGACGTCGGATAGCTTCCGGAGGATCGACTCTGGGCGCGCGCGGATCCAGCAGCCAAGTGCGCGCGTGGTGCGTGGGAGATACTTCGAAAAACGGCGGCCGTTGTTCGAAGTCGATCTTGAGGGCTTGAGGATTGCGCGGCGCGAAAGCGTCTCCGCGGATTTCCGAGAACAGGCTGGGCGGCGCGCCTTTGATGGAATATAGGTCTTCGCCCTTGACGCCCAGCTGCGGCAGCGACGAAAGCAACGCCCAGGTATAGGGGTGACGGGGGTCGTAAAATATTTCTTCGCTCAGTCCCTCTTCCACAATGTCGCCCGCATACATCACGGCAATGCGGTCGGCTACATTGGCGACGACGCCGAGGTCGTGGGTGATGTAAATGATCGTTAGAGCGTACTTTCCCTGCAGGCTGCGGAGGAGTTTCAAAATTTGCGCCTGAATCGTCACGTCGAGCGCCGTCGTTGGCTCGTCGCAGATTAGCACATTGGGGAGGCAGGCTATGGCGATTGCGATAACTACGCGCTGCCTCATGCCGCCTGAAAATTCGTGCGGATATTGTTTGTACCGCTTTTCCGGGGCGGAGATGCCCACGTCCAGCAAAATCTCCAGTGTTTTTTCGCGGGCGGCGCGGCGTTTCAGACCTTGATGCAGTTCGACGGTTTCCTGGATCTGGCGGCCGATCGTTTTCAGCGGATTGAGACTGGTCATCGGATCTTGAAAGACCATGGATATTTCGTGTCCGCGTATTTTCAGCCATTCCTTTTCGGTTCTCAGATGGGCAAGGTCGCGGCCTTTGTACATGATCGAACCGCTGTCGATCCAGCCGTTGCCCTCGAGCAGTCCCATAAAACTCTTTGTGAAAACTGTTTTGCCGCTGCCGGATTCGCCAACGATAGCCAGGCTCTCGCCTTTATACAGATCCATGGAGATGCCGCGAATCGCGGTGAGTTCGTATCCGCGCAGACGAAACTTGACGACTTCGTCCCGGATGGAAAGAATTGTTTGGGCGTTTGCGTAGTCCATAAGCGAGCCCCCTTTTACACGTGGTTCTTGGGATCGGCCGCGTCGGCGAAGGCGTTGCCCATCACGTAGAAGGAAACGGTGATCGCCGACAGGACAATGGAAGGGAAAATCAGCTGATAGCGGGTGAAAGGGCTCATCATGACGATGCGTCCTTCATTAATCAGGTTTCCCAGAGAAGGTATGCTTACCGGCAGTCCGAGGCCGATATAGGTCAGAAATACTTCCATGCCGATCGCCTGTGGAATGGCCAAAGCGATACGCAGCATGATGACCGAGATCAGATAGGGAAGCAGGTTTTTGACTACAAGACGCCGCGTGGGAGTGCCGAGACACCGTGAGGCCAGATTGTATTCTCGGTCGCGGATGATGACGATCTGGTTGCGGACAAACCGCGCCATCGGCAGCCAGCCGGTGATGCACATTGCCATGATCATCGTCATGACGCTCGGACGCAGGATATACGAGGCCAGAATGAGAACGATCGAAGTGGGGATGTTGCGGATCACGTTGTACATTTCCGTGATCAAAGCGTCTAGCCGTCTCACGTAGCCCCACAGCGAGCCTACGACGATGCCGAGCAGGGCGTTCCAGAAGCCGACGGCCAGACCGATCAGCAGCGACGTGCGCGTGCCGCTCCAGATACGGGCCCACAGATCCTGCCCGATCGTATTCGTGCCAAACCAGAATTGGGCGTCGGGCCGATGATTGCGATCTTGCCGTCCCGTATCTTTGGCGAGGTAAATTTCCGTGGGATTTTTCTGATAGGGAAGGTAAGGCTGTATCAACGTGAATGTCAGCAGACAAACGAGGAAGGCAAGAAGCGCCATAGCCACGCGTTTTTTGGTAAACGCGCGCCACGTGGAAATCCAGTATGAATAATTCGAGTAGGCGCGGCGCTCCGAAGCGTTTTCGTCGTACTGCGCGAAGGAGAAAAGATCTTTTTCGCGCGCCGTGTCGTCGATGTGATCGCAGAGGTTTTCGATTCTTTTGCTCATCGTGCGGCCGTCTTTCGCGTCAATTTAATGCGGGGATCGCAGAGCGCCATGAGCAAGTCGCCCAAAAGCAGCCCCAAGATTCCTACCGAGGAAAAAATGAGCACCAGCGCCTGCACCAGCGTATTATCCTGGCGCTGGATCGCCGTGACCAGCAATCCGCCCATGCCGGGGATGGAAAAGAGCGATTCCACATAGATGGATCCGGAGATCGTCAGCAGGATCGACATAGGCAGATATTGCGCCATGGGGACGAAGGCGTTGCGGAGAATGTGCCGGAACATAATGGCCGAACTGCTGAGTCCTTTAGCGCGCGCCAGCTTTACATAATCCCGGTTCAGTTCGTCCACCATATAGCGTCGCATCCACATGGCGTAATAGGCGATGCCGCTCAGAGACATGCTGATGGTCGGCAGAATCCAGCTTTTCGGCTGACGTGTGTTGAAGAGCATCGGCAGTTCCAGCATCGCCGAAAAATAGAGCTGAATGAACAGATAGTAGACGGCTGCGGGAATGGCGTTGATGAGAACGACATAGGACGAGCCGAAATTGTCGAAGAACTTCCCCTTGAAGCGCGCCATGAAAACGCCCATGGGAATGCCGATAAGCAGCGACAAAGCCACCGAACTCAGTCCGAAATAAATCGAGAAGGGGGCTTTGGGTTTGAGCACGCGTATCACCGGGACGCCTGGCCTGAAAACCACTGATTTGCCCAGATCCCCGCGCAGCAGATTGCGGTAAAAATTCGTAAGCTGCACGTGGATGGGATCCCGTAGCCCCATCTGCGTCAGAATGGCTTCGCGCTGAATCGCGTCCAGCTTGTCGTATTCCTCGGCGTTGAAGTACCCCTCTTCGGGCATCAGACGCAGCAGCAGAAAAACTACCGTGGCGATGATGAACAGCGTCAAAAGCGCCTGAAGCAGTCTCTTGAGAATATAGAGAAACAGGGCCGATCCCCCCTCCTGACAAATTGAACGTTTTTATGCCGGTTTTTAACAGAACTTGTATCGCAACTTGCGCGACCTTTTATAAAAGAGATCGTATCAGCGACGAATTGCATTAGGGCGCTCCGAGGAAGTCGCCTGTTGGGTATTCCGGCTGCCGTGCAGTTTGCGTACCCGCTTTGCGAATCTTTTTCGGAGCGCCGCAAGATTTGATCTTTGGACAAAAAATCTCTTGGACTTTAGGACGCCGCTTATTTATACGGCGACGCTTTCAACTCTTCGGCGCGTTTTTTGAGCCACGCCTGTTCCGCTTCCGCGTATTCTTCCATATTCATGGGCTTGTCGAGCAGGACGGCTCCCTTGACCTTGCGCAGGCTGTAATGCCCGAACTGTCCCGTATAGCCGGAGAACGGGTCTACGTAACTGGCTTCGAAACCGCCGCCGGAAATGTAAAAAGGAACGACGAAGGCGTTGTCCAACAGGAAGGTCTCCGCTTGGGCCATCATTTCATAGCGTTTTTTCAGATTCCTGACTTCTTTATTGGCTTCGTCCACCATCGCTTCGAACTGGCCGCGTCCGTCCGCCGTCACATAATCTCTGGCCAAGTAGAGACGGCTCCATTTGCCGGCCAGCGCCGATTTCATCAGCGGGTCGAAACTGCTGAGCGGATCGACGAAGTCGGGCCCCCAGCCCAATTCCGTGAAGGAGAATTTGCCTGAGTTCCGAGACGCGCTCGAATACCCTGAAGCCGCGTAGGGAACCAAAATGATATCGATATAATCGCGGCCGAGCAGATTTTCGAGCTGCTGCTCCTCGACCTGCGCGCGATTGACGTTATCCACGTTGCCGGTATTGTAAGGCATCACGACTTTGATCGGGAACGTCACCTTCCCCTTCAGCTCGTCCATGGCCTTCGCCTTGTACGACAGAGCCTTCTCTTTGTCGAAAGAATCCCCCTGCGTGTATTTCGCCAGCCCCCCCATCATGACGTAATCCACGCCGTCGTATCCCACGACGCCGTGGCGGCTGTACGTGTTCAGCATTTTTTTCTTGTAGTCGTAAGGAGACATCGTAATAAGAGCGGCGACGCGGTCAAAGCCGTGGAAGAGCGACTTGCGGAAATTCAGATTGTTGACCGCTTCAAGCCAGTCCTGCGGAGCGTATTCCTCTTCGTATTTCGGCTCGAAGTTAAAGGCCATGAAATAGGCCATGTTCGTATGATTGTGCGGATGAATCATCGTCTTCTTGACCGGGTCATTCATCCACTCGTCGAGGATCGTTCCCGGCAGCAGCAGCGTTGTGATCTCGCCGCGCAGGAAAAGTTCCGGCCCGTTGGCCGAAGCTTCCTTGTTGTATTTTTCGATGATGCGTTCAATGGTCATCGCTTGGCGGTTCCAATAGTGTTCGTTCACTTCCAGAACGTGCTCGTACTCGGGTTCGTATTCCGTCAAAATATACGCGCCGCAGTACAGCAGCTTATCGTGGCTGGTTCCGAACTCGCCGCCGCATTCCTCGATGAACTTACCGTTGGCGGGGAAGAACAGCGGGAACGTGAACAGCTTCAAAGCGTAGGGCAGCGCTTTGACGAACTGATACCGCACCGTGTAATCGTCTAACGCCTTGATTCCTACGGTAGCGAAATCCGCGCACGTTCCCTGGTAATAATCCTTGGCGCCGGCGATGTTGTTGTACATGGAGTTGGCTATGGTCGAAGCGTTCGCCTTCGTTAAAACCCACTTTGCGGCGGAAACGAAATCATGAGCCGTCACTTCGCCGTATTCTTCTTTTTCGCAAGTGTACCACTTGACGTTACGTCGAAGGTGGAAGGTGAACGTCGTTCCGTCTTCCGAAACTTCCCAGCTTGTGGCCAGGCAGGGGCGAAGCACCGCGTAGTTGTCGAATTCGACGAGCCCATCCAGCACGTTGTAGCCCATGCGCATGGTTTGCGTCGCGCTCGATTTGAGACAGTTGATGGTCGCCGGTTCCGCCGCATAGGCGTCGACGTATTCCGTCCTGATCGCGTGAGCCGGCAGACATATGACACTCAAAAACAGCGCTGTTCCTACGAGCTTTTTTACCATACCCATTCTTCACCACGTCCTTTTTAGGATTTTGGAAGCATCTTGCTTGAAAAAGCTCATTAATATGTGATACTCCAAGTTTTGAAGCATATGATGATTATGTTTTATTTGTGTTCGGACTTTATTATACGGCACGTTTTATTTAATGTAAATGTGTAAAATAACCAGCGGTTATTTTTTTATAAAGCGTTTTGTTAAAATTAAAGAGAACTTGACGACGCTGTTATGCGGAGAGGGCGTTTTTTGATGTCGTTGTTTCAAGGCGGTCGCGTCTTCTTTGTCTTTTCTCTCTATACGTTAACTGCGGGGTACGGCGGATATAAAATGTTTGCTGTGCCCCGCAGTCATTCTCGGTTTGTATTTCATTTTAAAGTCTTATCGCTGCGACTCTTTTTTCAGAACGGGAATCGCTGGTCTTGACGGAAAGGACAACGTTGCGGATTGCCTTCGGCGCGGTAGATTTTTCTGTTTGCGAGATCGTAGACGACGGACCAGACAGTATCCTTGCCTGTACTAGAGGGATACTGACACAGAAAGCCGTATTCGCCACCCAACAATTTTTGGGCGGAAGATGCGTCGGCGACGCGCCCCTTTATGAGGGAATCTCTCATCGTTCGATAGCGGCGTTCCGAGAACCACCCTTCGGCTGCGGCCTTCTGGCGGCTGTCCATCGTGGTCAGATGAAAGCTGTTGACTGCGCAAAGAAAGTCCTGCGGTAGAGGAGTGGAACTGACGCTAATGTGTTCGGAACTGCATTCGATCAGAGCAATTCTGCCCGACGGATCGGCGGCGGTGAAGGTTTGTGAAGAGCTGACGGGGATTTCGGCGATGCTCTGAATAACCTCGTCGACGTTACGGCATTTTTCCAGAAAGAAGCGCAGCAGCAGTCCCGCGTTCATTCCCGGTTTTATGCGTCGCGGCAGAACTGAGGTAAGACCAACGGCAAGACCGTGACGGTTGACGCCGTCTTCCATCTGTATAAAACTGGTCGTGTTCGCGGTGAACTGCGAGGCGGCGGGAACGTCGTAAATGACGTTCATGTTCCGTTCTTTGAGCTCCAAGAAGAAATCGCTGTTGCGGCCAAGCAGGATCTGTCCTTTCCCCGACAGCGCAAAGCAGGAACAATTGGCGCCCGGCGCTATCGAATAGAGGCTGAACAGAAGAGTTCGCAGCTTTTCGGGGGAACAGCCTTGCCCGTCCGCGACGCCTCGGATTTCATCGAGGATTTCCGGAAAAAAATTTTGATAAACGGGCAGGCAGGCCGAAGCAAAGTTTCCTGCTTCTTCGGAAAGCGGAAAGGGAATCTGAGAGAGGAGTGAAACGTTCTGTTGGGCTATTTTTTGTCCCCACTGACGGCCAATATTGTAATGCGTTCCCGAGAATATTTCATGATTCATGAGATTGCGCTCCTTATTTTCGTAATAAGGAGCTGCCGGCAACTCCCGCCAGAAGAATAGCTGAATAAAAAATTTATGTCAACGTGTCTGCGGTTTTATAATTTACACGCTGCACAAGCGATTCGGGGAACCGAACGAAATTGCTTGCGCGGCACTTGAGATTCTGCCGGCGGTATTGAACGCTTTACCCAAATCGGTTCTCCGCGAGACGCTTATTCTGGAGATGGTGATGGTTGACGATGGGGAGCCATATGCGCTGCTCTGCCGCTGAACTACGATTACCGGGATGAGTGTCTGTATGTTCTAAGGGTGAAAGCTCGACGTGCTCAAAAGGACGGGCAAGACGAAGGGATATCCCAACCCAGACAATACGAACGAGCCGCTGTGGAAAGCGGAGCAGAAGTAAGATAAGAGGCGCCATAGCAGCGTTTGATACTATGTCTGACAGGATTGTCTAGTAATCTGGTATAGTTTATAATGCGCTCGAGGTGGCCGCAAATGGCGTTCAAATACGAGATCTCCCAAGAACAAAAGGCCGAGATCGAACTGGCGCGCAAGAAGAACCGGAACAAAAGGATCGAGATGAAACTGAAAGTTCTCAGCCTGCGCGCCGAATGGGAAAGTCTGAAGGAAATCAGCGAAATCACGGAATACCACTTCACGAACGTCAGCAAGATCATCTCGCAGTTTATCCATCGAGGCCTCTCGTATATGCTGCAATGCCATTACCTTGGCAACCATCGGAACATGACCTGTGAACAGGAAGAAGCCGTACTTGCCCCTTATCTCGAGAAAGCCGGGAAAGGAGAAATCGTTTCAGTTGCGGAAATAGCCCAGGCCTATCAGACCGCGGTTGGACATGCTATCGCTCCGACTCAGATTTACGCGGTCCTGAAGCGTCATGGCTGGAGAAAAGTCATGCCGCGCAGCCGCCATCCCAGGAAAGCATGCGACGAGGTCATCGAAGCCTCAAAAAGATTAACGCTTGCGTCCAGAGACTCAAAGAGTTGTCCACATCAGGCAAAGTCAGACTGATGTTCCAAGACGAAGCCGCTTTCGGCCGGGTCGCCGAGCCCAAATACTGCTGGTGCAGAAGGTATTCGACCGAACGTTCCCTGCCTTCACATCCGCGAATACCGCTATGCTTACGGCGCCGTAGAGCCGCTTACGGGAGAAAGCCTCTTTCTGATCATGCCCAACTGCGATACCGATTGTATGAATGTCTTCCTGCGGGAACTCTCGCAAAAATTTTGGGAAGATCGGATCCTGCTCTGCTGCGACGGCGCCGCCTGGCACAAGTCCAGGACGCTTGAGATCCCCGCCAACATCACCCTGTTTTACGTTCCTCCCTACACCCCTGAAATGAATCCCATCGAGCAGATTTGGAAAGAACTGCCGAGGTTTTCATAATGAGATCTTTTCGACGCTTGAGGACGTTGTCGAGCGTCTGTGTGACACAATCAGAAATCTTACCGCTCAGACCATAAGGAGTATTACCGTAAGACAATGGATTATTGAGTGCTTTAAATGAGAAGTAGTATAAAAACCTCTGTACCCCCAAGTAAAATCAAGGGTTACAGAGGTTTAATCTTTTTTCAAACAAGTTTGAGGATGGACATTTTGTGTTGGTAAAAAGTCCGCAAAGTCTTGTAAATACTGGCTGACTTCATATTTAATCTTCCTTAAAATAAGAGTAACCTTGGAGGAAGATTGAATGAATCAGGTGAATTGTCCCGTTGGATTTCGCGTTATTTGATGCTGAAATATTTCTCAGGGATCACCAAATCTGTCACGCCCATGTACCCTTTGCCGAAGACGTAGGTGTCCTGATAGACCATAAGATGATTCTTCTTTTCCAAGCCGGTCTGAGCGTCCCGATAGAAGGAGCCGTTCCAGGAGGCTCCGGAAGTGTTGGCTTTATAGATCCTGAACAGATCTTTGGGCGCAAAATGACGCCTGAACGATGCAGGAGCGACGTGGCGTTCAACGCACTGCTTGCCGTATTCCGCCAGCGCCGCTACGGTGACGAAGCCGGCCGAATACGTCCAGGCGCCGATGCGTCCGGCGGCTCCACGCCTGAGGACTTCCGTTTCGATGCTCTTCAGAATAGCTGGAAAGTCGCCGGCTGCGTTTGACAGGTCCAGTCCCAACGCGCCCGGATAGCCGCACAGCGGCGAACCGCTTTCGATGAAAATCCCCCCCAGCTCGACGATTCGCTTCAGCAGCGGCTCGGTATGAGCGTCGTTTGTGCAGTAGAAGCCGGTCTTCGTACCGTAACGGTCCAGCCAGGTGGAAACGTGCTCGAGGATGTACTGCTGTGCGCCGGCCACGCCCACGTCGCTCAAAGGATCGGGCGCCGTCTCGAAATGATATTTGAGCCCCAGGTCTTTGCAGGTTTCTTCCATGATTCTTGCGCGGCGCAGGATGATCTCCGAACTCATATGACGAGGGAAGGAGATGTGTACGAAATCTGTGGCGCCGAGTTCTTTGGCGGCGTAGATGAGCAGATAGCCCCGCGAGATGTTGTCGACATCGACGACGAGGTCGGATGCGCTTTCGATGACTCCAGGGTCTTCCTGGGGGCGCCCTGCAAACAACAGGATGTCGGGGCGTCTTTCACGGATACGCCGGAAAGCTTCTGTCGTGCCGGGGACGGCGGTTACGACGACAACGACTTTCATTTGCGGATCATCGGCAAACGACGCGATCTGGCTGATGGTCGTTTCCATCTCGGTCATGAAGTTGTCCGGGATCGTGATGTGCTTGATATAACCGCCGTCGGCGACGTCCCCGTAGCGGCGGATCAGCTCTTCCGCGCCTCGCAGATTGTCCTCCGCCTGCGAGACGGTTTCCGTGCAGATGCCGATGTGGAACGGCGCGGCCGCGAAGGCTGATGCCGCCGAGCAGAGAGCGGCTGCCAACAAGAGAGTCGTTAAAAACTTGCGCATGATATTCCCTCCTCTGATCTCTGTAGCGCGTGCATAAAATATTTAAATTGCATCGACATTATACACGAAGAACGTGCCAATGACTATATTTTCGCCGGGATTCCGCACT of the Pyramidobacter piscolens W5455 genome contains:
- a CDS encoding C45 family autoproteolytic acyltransferase/hydolase, which translates into the protein MPAAPYYENKERNLMNHEIFSGTHYNIGRQWGQKIAQQNVSLLSQIPFPLSEEAGNFASACLPVYQNFFPEILDEIRGVADGQGCSPEKLRTLLFSLYSIAPGANCSCFALSGKGQILLGRNSDFFLELKERNMNVIYDVPAASQFTANTTSFIQMEDGVNRHGLAVGLTSVLPRRIKPGMNAGLLLRFFLEKCRNVDEVIQSIAEIPVSSSQTFTAADPSGRIALIECSSEHISVSSTPLPQDFLCAVNSFHLTTMDSRQKAAAEGWFSERRYRTMRDSLIKGRVADASSAQKLLGGEYGFLCQYPSSTGKDTVWSVVYDLANRKIYRAEGNPQRCPFRQDQRFPF
- a CDS encoding helix-turn-helix domain-containing protein, encoding MAFKYEISQEQKAEIELARKKNRNKRIEMKLKVLSLRAEWESLKEISEITEYHFTNVSKIISQFIHRGLSYMLQCHYLGNHRNMTCEQEEAVLAPYLEKAGKGEIVSVAEIAQAYQTAVGHAIAPTQIYAVLKRHGWRKVMPRSRHPRKACDEVIEASKRLTLASRDSKSCPHQAKSD
- a CDS encoding peptide ABC transporter substrate-binding protein — encoded protein: MGMVKKLVGTALFLSVICLPAHAIRTEYVDAYAAEPATINCLKSSATQTMRMGYNVLDGLVEFDNYAVLRPCLATSWEVSEDGTTFTFHLRRNVKWYTCEKEEYGEVTAHDFVSAAKWVLTKANASTIANSMYNNIAGAKDYYQGTCADFATVGIKALDDYTVRYQFVKALPYALKLFTFPLFFPANGKFIEECGGEFGTSHDKLLYCGAYILTEYEPEYEHVLEVNEHYWNRQAMTIERIIEKYNKEASANGPELFLRGEITTLLLPGTILDEWMNDPVKKTMIHPHNHTNMAYFMAFNFEPKYEEEYAPQDWLEAVNNLNFRKSLFHGFDRVAALITMSPYDYKKKMLNTYSRHGVVGYDGVDYVMMGGLAKYTQGDSFDKEKALSYKAKAMDELKGKVTFPIKVVMPYNTGNVDNVNRAQVEEQQLENLLGRDYIDIILVPYAASGYSSASRNSGKFSFTELGWGPDFVDPLSSFDPLMKSALAGKWSRLYLARDYVTADGRGQFEAMVDEANKEVRNLKKRYEMMAQAETFLLDNAFVVPFYISGGGFEASYVDPFSGYTGQFGHYSLRKVKGAVLLDKPMNMEEYAEAEQAWLKKRAEELKASPYK
- a CDS encoding ABC transporter permease; translation: MCQEGGSALFLYILKRLLQALLTLFIIATVVFLLLRLMPEEGYFNAEEYDKLDAIQREAILTQMGLRDPIHVQLTNFYRNLLRGDLGKSVVFRPGVPVIRVLKPKAPFSIYFGLSSVALSLLIGIPMGVFMARFKGKFFDNFGSSYVVLINAIPAAVYYLFIQLYFSAMLELPMLFNTRQPKSWILPTISMSLSGIAYYAMWMRRYMVDELNRDYVKLARAKGLSSSAIMFRHILRNAFVPMAQYLPMSILLTISGSIYVESLFSIPGMGGLLVTAIQRQDNTLVQALVLIFSSVGILGLLLGDLLMALCDPRIKLTRKTAAR
- a CDS encoding ABC transporter ATP-binding protein, giving the protein MDYANAQTILSIRDEVVKFRLRGYELTAIRGISMDLYKGESLAIVGESGSGKTVFTKSFMGLLEGNGWIDSGSIMYKGRDLAHLRTEKEWLKIRGHEISMVFQDPMTSLNPLKTIGRQIQETVELHQGLKRRAAREKTLEILLDVGISAPEKRYKQYPHEFSGGMRQRVVIAIAIACLPNVLICDEPTTALDVTIQAQILKLLRSLQGKYALTIIYITHDLGVVANVADRIAVMYAGDIVEEGLSEEIFYDPRHPYTWALLSSLPQLGVKGEDLYSIKGAPPSLFSEIRGDAFAPRNPQALKIDFEQRPPFFEVSPTHHARTWLLDPRAPRVDPPEAIRRLRSRWKETAHD
- a CDS encoding ABC transporter permease; translation: MSKRIENLCDHIDDTAREKDLFSFAQYDENASERRAYSNYSYWISTWRAFTKKRVAMALLAFLVCLLTFTLIQPYLPYQKNPTEIYLAKDTGRQDRNHRPDAQFWFGTNTIGQDLWARIWSGTRTSLLIGLAVGFWNALLGIVVGSLWGYVRRLDALITEMYNVIRNIPTSIVLILASYILRPSVMTMIMAMCITGWLPMARFVRNQIVIIRDREYNLASRCLGTPTRRLVVKNLLPYLISVIMLRIALAIPQAIGMEVFLTYIGLGLPVSIPSLGNLINEGRIVMMSPFTRYQLIFPSIVLSAITVSFYVMGNAFADAADPKNHV
- a CDS encoding ABC transporter ATP-binding protein — its product is MTDLREKLLEVKNLSVSFGSGKRAFTAVRDVNFHIFKGETFGLAGESGSGKTTIGRAVIRINEISGGEILLHGERISGRIPKALDRKVVRSIQMIFQDPMASLNERAKVEYIVSEGLLSQGMAYNNPARRELVAQALLDVGLLPEFASRFPHEFSGGQRQRIGIARALIMNPELIVADEPISALDVSIRAQVLNLLAKLQRERGLTYLFIAHDLSVMRFFTDRLAIIHRGKIVEMAETEQIFAHPLHPYTQALLSAIPQPDPLTERRRKILVYDPARHRYESDPPQWFELESGHFVFANEEERANCQSHLKRESF
- a CDS encoding DUF3798 domain-containing protein, producing the protein MRKFLTTLLLAAALCSAASAFAAAPFHIGICTETVSQAEDNLRGAEELIRRYGDVADGGYIKHITIPDNFMTEMETTISQIASFADDPQMKVVVVVTAVPGTTEAFRRIRERRPDILLFAGRPQEDPGVIESASDLVVDVDNISRGYLLIYAAKELGATDFVHISFPRHMSSEIILRRARIMEETCKDLGLKYHFETAPDPLSDVGVAGAQQYILEHVSTWLDRYGTKTGFYCTNDAHTEPLLKRIVELGGIFIESGSPLCGYPGALGLDLSNAAGDFPAILKSIETEVLRRGAAGRIGAWTYSAGFVTVAALAEYGKQCVERHVAPASFRRHFAPKDLFRIYKANTSGASWNGSFYRDAQTGLEKKNHLMVYQDTYVFGKGYMGVTDLVIPEKYFSIK